From the genome of Triticum aestivum cultivar Chinese Spring chromosome 3B, IWGSC CS RefSeq v2.1, whole genome shotgun sequence, one region includes:
- the LOC123069375 gene encoding glycosyltransferase-like KOBITO 1 encodes MAGYRSASSSSAAGAGGAAVFAMRVLLLLTLLPLALAAFAFALQWRGGMRDPTGTVWPADTQRFPGMENSPLGSSSSSTGGRGSYFAVSSASASSAAADCAEILGRSASSHGISLYRGWSFDSDTAITPKICITGSTSASLHQILPWLYYHKVIGVSHFILFVEGEAAKPAVTSVLESIRGVKIIYRTKELKEQQDRSRIWNETWLSGFFYKPCNYELFVKQSLNMEMAIVMAREAGMDWIIHLDTDELIHPAGAREYSLRRLLLDVPDNVDMVIFPNYESSVERDDIKDPFTEVSMFKKNYDHLPKDTYFGLYKEATRGNPNYFLTYGNGKSAARVQEHMRPNGAHRWHNYMKSPNEIKLEEAAILHYTYTKFSDLTSRRDRCGCKPTKEDVKRCFILEFDRLAFIIASTATEQEMRNWYREHVVWTDKDTNLKLLRKGVLTRIYAPMAIIRGLKESGIFIDAVTSAKAHPKANIGLENNESIHTNVTAAQSTTLKEGGNDNSQATARKILEMIDVQEEVVPPMSPPGFLELMESALS; translated from the exons ATGGCGGGCTACcgcagcgcctcctcctcctccgcggccggcGCCGGAGGGGCGGCGGTGTTCGCGAtgcgcgtgctcctcctcctcacgcTGCTGCCGCTCGCGCTCGCCGCCTTCGCCTTCGCGCTCCAGTGGCGCGGCGGCATGCGCGACCCCACCGGCACCGTGTGGCCCGCCGACACGCAGCGGTTCCCCGGCATGGAGAACAGCCCACTGggctcctcctcatcctccacGGGAGGCCGAGGCTCCTACTTCGCCGTCTCCTCCGCgtcggcctcctccgcggccgccgaCTGCGCCGAGATCCTCGGCCGGAGCGCCTCCTCCCACGGAATCTCTCTCTACCGAGGCTGGAGCTTCGACTCCGACACCGCTATAACCCCCAAG ATCTGTATCACGGGAAGCACATCTGCTAGCTTACACCAAATTCTTCCATGGTTGTATTATCACAAGGTCATTGGTGTTTCGCACTTTATTCTATTTGTTGAAGGAGAGGCTGCTAAACCAGCTGTTACTTCTGTTCTTGAATCTATCCGG GGTGTAAAAATTATTTACAGAACTAAAGAACTAAAAGAACAACAGGACAGAAG CCGCATTTGGAATGAAACTTGGCTTTCAGGTTTCTTTTACAAGCCATGCAATTATGAGCTTTTTGTTAAGCAGTCACTTAACATGGAAATGGCTATTGTTATGGCAAGG GAGGCTGGAATGGATTGGATCATACATCTTGATACCGACGAGTTAATTCATCCAGCGGGTGCCAGGGAGTACTCTCTGAGGCGGTTGCTTTTGGATGTTCCTGATAATGTTGACATGGTTATCTTCCCCAACTAT GAGAGCAGCGTTGAGCGGGATGACATTAAAGATCCTTTTACTGAG GTTTCCATGTTTAAGAAGAACTACGATCATCTTCCGAAGGATACATACTTTGGCCTATACAAAGAGGCCACGCGGGGTAATCCAAACTACTTCCTCACTTATGGTAATGGGAAATCAGCGGCAAGGGTCCAGGAGCATATGCGTCCGAATGGTGCTCATAGATGGCATAATTACATGAAATCCCCAAA TGAAATTAAGTTGGAGGAGGCTGCTATTCTGCATTACACTTACACAAAGTTCTCGGACTTAACTTCGAGAAGGGATAGGTGTGGCTGTAAGCCAACAAAGGAGGATGTGAAACGATGTTTTATCTTGGAGTTTGACAGATTG GCCTTCATAATTGCATCAACAGCTACCGAGCAAGAGATGAGGAACTG GTACCGGGAACATGTTGTATGGACTGACAAAGATACAAATTTGAAGCTTTTGAGGAAGGGAGTTTTAACACGCATATATGCACCAATG GCTATTATTCGTGGTCTCAAGGAATCTGGCATCTTCATCGATGCAGTAACTTCTGCAAAAGCACACCCTAAAGCAAACATTGGTCTTGAAAACAATGAGTCTATCCACACCAATGTAACAGCCGCTCAGTCCACTACCTTGAAAGAAGGCGGTAATGACAATTCTCAAGCAACTGCAAGAAAGATTCTGGAAATGATTGATGTCCAGGAAGAAGTGGTGCCGCCAATGTCACCCCCTGGTTTCCTTGAGCTCATGGAAAGCGCATTGTCATGA